Proteins encoded by one window of Mesorhizobium sp. INR15:
- a CDS encoding acyltransferase — MKSSTGDHYPALDHVRGLAAFLVFTWHFLHVSPDAIVPYGFVPALPVFSLLDEGHTGVSLFMALSGYLFAKLLDGKQIRYLPFFANRALRLLPLLVAVICIEACRRYLAGQPLDEYFTGVGKGFIFPTLPNGGWSITVETHFYLLLPFLLMASRKFLFAPLLFIAAAILLRIALWEHFGEVQLAASVTIIGHADQFLAGILAFHLRAYARDRHWLALAVFILFSGFFWWFDTAGGFYQLGRYPSPHGIWIILPTLEAAAYSFGIAYYDTSFSTRRTSLPLKVLEKAGSYSYSIYLLHLFFVFQLAKAINDNVMDISNFYVACLWSVVCFVATIPIGYLSYTCVEAPFLRLRLRYAVDKRETTEAIVPGVRSVVAN, encoded by the coding sequence ATGAAGTCCTCCACTGGAGACCATTATCCGGCGCTGGATCATGTCCGTGGCCTGGCGGCTTTTCTGGTCTTCACCTGGCATTTCCTTCATGTGTCCCCAGACGCGATAGTGCCCTATGGTTTTGTGCCGGCTCTTCCCGTGTTCAGTCTTCTGGATGAAGGACACACGGGCGTGTCGCTGTTCATGGCGCTCTCCGGCTATCTGTTCGCCAAGCTGCTTGACGGAAAACAAATCCGGTATCTGCCTTTCTTCGCCAACAGGGCACTCAGATTACTGCCGCTGCTGGTGGCCGTCATATGCATCGAGGCTTGCCGCAGATATCTGGCGGGGCAACCTTTGGACGAGTATTTCACGGGAGTTGGCAAGGGCTTCATTTTCCCAACGCTGCCGAATGGCGGCTGGTCGATAACCGTCGAAACGCATTTCTACTTGTTGCTGCCGTTTCTGCTGATGGCATCCAGGAAGTTCCTGTTCGCCCCCTTGCTGTTCATCGCGGCGGCCATTCTGCTGAGGATCGCTCTTTGGGAGCATTTTGGCGAGGTGCAGCTGGCGGCGTCCGTTACCATCATCGGGCATGCGGATCAGTTCCTGGCCGGCATTCTTGCCTTTCATCTCCGCGCCTATGCAAGGGACCGGCACTGGCTGGCGCTGGCCGTCTTCATACTGTTTTCGGGGTTCTTCTGGTGGTTCGACACCGCTGGCGGTTTCTACCAACTGGGGCGATATCCATCGCCACACGGGATATGGATCATCCTGCCAACGCTTGAGGCGGCGGCCTATTCTTTCGGTATCGCATATTACGACACTAGCTTTTCCACGCGACGGACAAGCCTGCCACTCAAGGTCCTGGAGAAGGCGGGGTCCTATAGTTATTCGATCTACCTTCTGCACCTGTTTTTCGTGTTTCAGCTGGCCAAGGCTATCAACGACAACGTCATGGACATCAGCAATTTCTATGTCGCTTGCCTTTGGTCCGTGGTCTGCTTCGTCGCCACGATACCGATCGGCTATCTCAGTTACACATGCGTCGAAGCACCTTTCCTGCGCCTGCGTCTGCGCTACGCGGTCGACAAGCGGGAAACAACTGAAGCGATCGTGCCTGGCGTTCGATCCGTGGTTGCCAATTAG
- a CDS encoding GFA family protein, with amino-acid sequence MGSCACGRVRYKIDGKLLGPVTYCHCWRCRKHSGSSFGTTAGVRAVDFSIDLGAELLRSWESSPGVHRFFAGCCGSPIYKVDNAAPEELGFRLGTLDVDPSVTVDEHFMVGSKAPWVEIADTIPQLAGGAPFGTLD; translated from the coding sequence ATGGGTTCATGCGCCTGCGGACGGGTCCGCTACAAGATCGATGGAAAACTCCTCGGACCGGTGACCTATTGCCATTGCTGGCGATGCCGCAAACATTCGGGCTCCAGCTTTGGAACCACGGCGGGGGTGCGTGCCGTGGACTTTAGCATTGACCTCGGCGCCGAACTGTTGCGCAGCTGGGAATCCAGCCCCGGCGTGCATCGCTTCTTTGCCGGCTGTTGCGGATCGCCGATCTACAAGGTGGACAATGCCGCCCCCGAGGAACTCGGTTTCAGGCTCGGCACCCTCGATGTCGACCCGTCGGTCACTGTCGACGAGCATTTCATGGTCGGGTCCAAGGCGCCCTGGGTCGAGATTGCCGACACGATCCCTCAACTGGCCGGAGGGGCGCCGTTTGGAACCCTGGATTAA
- a CDS encoding diguanylate cyclase domain-containing protein, producing MPDMPYSPKGPARPNASRPRSAGGAADDRLRERQRDAATIARLKAELEAQAAVISRQTVSLAHSRKIFDRASAAARIGVWECSLPDEQLRWTDVVFDLFDLPRGAMPDRKLTLECYPPESRKALETLRSRAIAERNGFTLDAEITTFAGRSRWIRITATVECENDIPVRIFGMKQDITEEKLVSDRMRYLAEFDVMTGLANRGQFQARLADPAKAPGALLLIDLDGFKGINDTHGHVAGDDCLKEAAQRLAGVCAEAELVVRVGGDEFAVLLGPHHHRGAVAELARAIIETMGRPVSVRGKPLKLGASVGIAFAEVGASCDLFMKADTALYAAKADGRNTFRIFKPEAGATGRSVAA from the coding sequence ATGCCCGACATGCCGTACAGCCCAAAAGGTCCCGCGCGGCCGAACGCGTCACGCCCGCGCAGTGCCGGTGGCGCTGCCGATGATCGTCTGCGCGAGCGCCAGCGTGATGCGGCAACGATCGCTCGGCTCAAGGCGGAACTCGAGGCCCAGGCGGCCGTGATTTCAAGGCAGACCGTTTCGCTGGCGCATAGCCGCAAGATTTTCGACCGTGCTTCCGCCGCCGCGCGGATTGGTGTCTGGGAATGCAGCCTGCCCGACGAGCAGCTGCGGTGGACCGATGTGGTCTTCGATCTGTTCGACCTGCCGCGCGGCGCGATGCCCGACCGCAAGCTGACGCTGGAATGCTATCCCCCGGAATCGCGCAAGGCGCTGGAGACCTTGCGCAGCCGCGCCATCGCCGAGCGCAACGGCTTTACGCTGGACGCGGAAATAACCACCTTTGCCGGCCGCAGCCGCTGGATCCGCATCACCGCCACTGTCGAATGCGAGAATGATATTCCCGTCCGCATCTTCGGCATGAAACAGGACATCACCGAGGAAAAGCTGGTGTCGGACCGGATGCGTTATCTCGCCGAATTCGACGTGATGACGGGCCTGGCCAATCGCGGCCAGTTCCAGGCCCGGCTTGCAGATCCGGCCAAGGCGCCCGGTGCGCTGCTGCTGATCGACCTCGACGGGTTCAAAGGGATCAACGACACACATGGCCATGTCGCCGGCGACGATTGTTTGAAAGAGGCCGCCCAGCGCCTTGCCGGCGTGTGCGCCGAGGCGGAACTGGTGGTCCGTGTCGGCGGTGACGAGTTCGCCGTGCTGCTCGGTCCGCATCACCACCGTGGGGCTGTTGCCGAACTCGCACGCGCCATCATCGAGACGATGGGCCGGCCGGTCAGTGTTCGCGGCAAGCCGCTCAAGCTCGGCGCCTCGGTCGGCATCGCCTTCGCCGAGGTCGGCGCCTCCTGCGACCTGTTCATGAAAGCCGACACCGCGCTCTATGCCGCCAAGGCAGACGGGCGCAACACGTTCCGGATCTTCAAGCCAGAAGCAGGCGCGACAGGCCGAAGCGTCGCCGCCTGA
- a CDS encoding dihydrofolate reductase family protein yields MRKLIAGMQMSVDGKIEGTEGFADWVETWSDNYNVMPQIDACLLGAKMYPGYEWYWSAVQNAPDQPLPMTNRLPTPAELDWARFAAKTPHYVLSSTLDKAAWPLTRFVRALDDIAALKQQPGKDIYLMGGAHITASLIEAGLVDELRLGLHPLIAGEGKALFGTGKLRRQLDLRNVEQLKDGRVNLIYAVR; encoded by the coding sequence GTGAGGAAGTTGATCGCTGGAATGCAGATGTCCGTCGACGGGAAGATCGAAGGCACCGAGGGGTTCGCGGACTGGGTCGAGACCTGGTCGGACAATTACAACGTGATGCCGCAGATCGATGCCTGCCTGCTCGGCGCGAAAATGTACCCGGGCTATGAGTGGTACTGGAGCGCGGTGCAGAACGCGCCGGACCAGCCGCTGCCAATGACCAACAGGCTGCCGACGCCCGCCGAACTCGACTGGGCCCGTTTCGCCGCCAAGACCCCGCATTACGTGCTGTCGAGCACGCTCGACAAGGCAGCTTGGCCGCTGACGCGCTTCGTTCGCGCTCTTGATGACATCGCTGCCCTGAAGCAGCAGCCCGGCAAGGATATCTACCTGATGGGTGGGGCGCATATTACCGCCAGCCTCATCGAAGCCGGATTGGTCGATGAACTGCGCCTTGGGCTGCATCCGTTGATTGCCGGCGAGGGCAAGGCACTGTTCGGCACGGGGAAACTTCGCCGCCAGCTTGACCTGCGCAATGTCGAGCAGCTGAAGGACGGCCGCGTCAACCTGATCTACGCGGTTCGCTAG
- a CDS encoding NAD(P)-dependent alcohol dehydrogenase has translation MRLIRLKAPGGLENLKLAEEEPPKLRPGEVLVRIRASSLNFHDHLVMLGKIPCADGRVPMTDGAGEVVAVGDGVDEFKPGDMVVSTFFPNWLGGEPTPAVKRNIPGDSIDGYASEYVCKPAHAFTKAPAGYTAVEAATLTCAGVTAWRGLVVAGQVRSGDAVLILGTGGVSLFALQFAKAAGARVIATSSSEAKLEELKRFGADEVINYKTVPDWGQKAKELTGGRGVDHVVEVGGPATLAQSIAACRMGGHIALVGVLTGFVAEVSIPALFSNQIRISGISIGSRADQEDMVRAINASGLKPVVDRRFPLQEIGAAFAYYESQKHFGKVCLEF, from the coding sequence ATGCGACTGATCAGGCTGAAGGCGCCGGGCGGTTTGGAAAACCTCAAGTTGGCCGAGGAAGAACCGCCAAAGCTGAGGCCGGGCGAAGTGCTGGTCAGGATCCGCGCCAGTTCGCTAAACTTCCATGACCATTTGGTGATGCTGGGGAAAATCCCTTGCGCCGATGGCCGAGTCCCGATGACCGATGGCGCCGGCGAGGTGGTCGCGGTCGGCGACGGCGTCGATGAATTCAAGCCCGGCGACATGGTCGTCAGCACTTTCTTTCCGAATTGGCTGGGGGGAGAGCCGACGCCTGCCGTCAAGCGCAACATACCGGGCGACAGTATCGACGGTTACGCCAGCGAATATGTGTGCAAGCCGGCGCACGCCTTCACCAAGGCGCCGGCGGGCTACACGGCTGTCGAAGCGGCGACACTGACCTGCGCCGGTGTCACTGCCTGGCGCGGACTGGTGGTGGCGGGGCAGGTGAGGTCAGGCGATGCGGTGCTGATCCTCGGCACGGGCGGTGTGTCGCTGTTTGCGCTGCAATTCGCCAAGGCGGCGGGCGCCCGCGTCATCGCCACCTCTTCCTCCGAAGCGAAACTTGAAGAGCTGAAGCGTTTCGGCGCCGATGAGGTCATCAACTACAAGACCGTGCCGGACTGGGGCCAGAAAGCAAAGGAATTAACGGGCGGGCGCGGCGTCGACCATGTGGTCGAGGTCGGCGGGCCAGCCACCTTGGCGCAGTCGATAGCGGCCTGCCGGATGGGCGGGCATATTGCTCTCGTCGGCGTGTTAACAGGATTTGTCGCTGAAGTGTCGATCCCAGCGCTGTTCTCCAACCAGATCCGCATCAGTGGCATCTCGATCGGCAGCAGGGCGGACCAGGAGGACATGGTCCGGGCAATCAATGCCAGTGGTTTGAAGCCGGTGGTCGACCGCCGTTTCCCGCTGCAGGAAATCGGCGCTGCCTTCGCCTACTACGAATCCCAAAAGCATTTCGGTAAGGTCTGCCTGGAGTTCTAG
- a CDS encoding DUF6500 family protein: MRPSLREKILEICDRKIAEKGAGVGLSFYAFFANRNDDPELLMEAAEWWIRTHRLDHFEKAAKIRALLDETEAG, encoded by the coding sequence GTGAGACCGAGCCTGAGGGAAAAGATACTTGAAATCTGCGACCGCAAGATCGCCGAAAAGGGCGCAGGCGTCGGGCTGTCGTTCTATGCGTTTTTCGCCAACAGGAACGACGATCCTGAACTTTTGATGGAAGCCGCAGAATGGTGGATAAGAACCCACCGCCTCGATCATTTTGAAAAGGCCGCGAAGATACGGGCCTTGCTTGATGAGACAGAGGCCGGCTGA
- a CDS encoding GFA family protein: MSKPGKYTGGCLCGAVRFEAIGPADAPHTCSCGMCQRHTGALTAAWVEFPSDRVTWTTGRPSVYRSSDASSRAFCPACGSSLGAIDDKPVIALLLGVFDKPSGKELMPASHSFPDGRPKWWHVEIG; the protein is encoded by the coding sequence GTGTCAAAGCCTGGAAAATACACTGGCGGCTGCCTTTGCGGCGCTGTCCGTTTCGAGGCAATCGGCCCGGCCGATGCGCCGCACACCTGCTCATGTGGCATGTGCCAGCGCCACACCGGCGCCTTGACCGCGGCTTGGGTGGAATTTCCCAGCGACCGGGTGACGTGGACCACAGGCAGACCATCCGTCTACCGTTCGTCCGACGCATCGAGCCGCGCCTTCTGCCCGGCTTGTGGCAGTTCGCTTGGCGCCATTGACGACAAGCCGGTGATCGCTCTGCTGCTCGGTGTTTTCGACAAGCCATCCGGCAAGGAGCTTATGCCAGCCAGCCACTCCTTCCCCGACGGCCGGCCAAAATGGTGGCATGTCGAGATCGGGTAA
- a CDS encoding DUF1488 domain-containing protein, with amino-acid sequence MSLTFPNRSRSYDERAGQIRFVGHDGMAQISFLVEASAMAKIQPGSAASEAGYLAAFDAGSSAIHGVAAKAYERTHKSLYLLTAADFG; translated from the coding sequence ATGAGCCTGACCTTCCCCAACCGCAGCCGCAGCTACGACGAGAGGGCCGGTCAGATCCGCTTCGTTGGCCATGACGGCATGGCGCAGATTTCCTTCCTGGTCGAAGCCAGCGCCATGGCCAAGATACAGCCGGGAAGTGCCGCCAGCGAGGCCGGCTATCTCGCCGCCTTCGATGCCGGCAGCAGTGCCATCCATGGCGTCGCGGCGAAAGCCTATGAGCGCACCCACAAGAGCCTGTACCTGCTGACGGCAGCCGACTTCGGCTGA
- the groES gene encoding co-chaperone GroES: MKFRPLHDRVVIRRAESDTKSKGGIIIPDNAKEKPQEGEVIAVGPGARDENGALVALDVKAGDVILFGKWSGTEVKIDGEDLLIMKEADIMGIIDKSEAASTGKSEAIGTGKAGASKKAA, translated from the coding sequence ATGAAATTCCGGCCACTCCACGACCGCGTCGTCATTCGGCGCGCGGAAAGCGACACCAAGTCCAAGGGTGGCATCATCATTCCCGACAATGCCAAGGAAAAGCCGCAGGAAGGCGAAGTGATCGCCGTCGGCCCGGGCGCTCGCGACGAAAACGGCGCGCTTGTTGCGCTCGACGTCAAGGCGGGCGACGTCATCCTGTTTGGCAAATGGTCGGGCACCGAGGTCAAGATCGACGGCGAAGACCTTCTGATCATGAAGGAAGCCGACATCATGGGCATCATCGACAAGAGCGAAGCGGCCAGCACCGGCAAGAGCGAAGCGATTGGCACCGGCAAGGCCGGCGCGTCCAAGAAGGCCGCCTGA
- the groL gene encoding chaperonin GroEL (60 kDa chaperone family; promotes refolding of misfolded polypeptides especially under stressful conditions; forms two stacked rings of heptamers to form a barrel-shaped 14mer; ends can be capped by GroES; misfolded proteins enter the barrel where they are refolded when GroES binds): MSAKEIKFSTDARDRMLRGVEILNNAVKVTLGPKGRNVIIDKAYGAPRITKDGVTVAKEIELADKFENMGAQMVREVASKTNDLAGDGTTTATVLASSILREGAKFVAAGMNPMDLKRGIDLAVAAVVQEIKARAKKVKSSAEVAQVGTIAANGDATVGEMIAKAMDKVGNDGVITVEEAKTADTELDVVEGMQFDRGYLSPYFVTNAEKMRVELEDPYVLIHEKKLGNLQAMLPILEAVVQSGKPLLIISEDVEGEALATLVVNKLRGGLKVAAVKAPGFGDRRKAMLEDIAVLTAGQMISEDLGIKLENITIEMLGRAKRVLIEKDTTTIIDGAGPKATIQARVSQIKAQIEETTSDYDKEKLQERLAKLAGGVAVIRVGGATETEVKEKKDRIDDALNATRAAVEEGIVPGGGVALLRARSVLNGLTGINSDVTAGIAIVARALEAPIRQIAENCGVEGSIVVGKLTDSKDHNQGFDAQNETYVDMIKAGIVDPAKVVRTALQDAGSIAALLITAEAMITDIPAKDAAPAGGGGGMGGY, encoded by the coding sequence ATGTCTGCCAAGGAAATCAAATTCTCCACCGATGCGCGCGACCGCATGCTGCGCGGCGTCGAGATCCTCAACAACGCCGTCAAGGTGACGCTCGGCCCCAAGGGCCGCAATGTCATCATCGACAAGGCCTATGGCGCGCCGCGCATCACCAAGGACGGCGTTACCGTCGCCAAGGAGATCGAGCTCGCCGACAAGTTCGAGAACATGGGCGCGCAGATGGTGCGCGAAGTGGCCTCCAAGACCAACGATCTCGCCGGCGACGGCACCACCACCGCCACGGTGCTGGCCTCGTCGATCCTGCGCGAAGGCGCCAAGTTCGTTGCCGCCGGCATGAACCCGATGGATTTGAAGCGCGGCATCGATCTTGCCGTTGCCGCCGTCGTCCAGGAGATCAAGGCACGCGCCAAGAAGGTCAAGTCCTCGGCTGAAGTCGCGCAGGTCGGCACCATCGCCGCCAATGGCGATGCCACGGTCGGCGAGATGATCGCCAAGGCCATGGACAAGGTCGGCAATGATGGCGTCATCACCGTCGAGGAAGCCAAGACCGCCGATACCGAACTCGATGTCGTCGAAGGCATGCAGTTCGATCGCGGCTATCTCTCGCCCTATTTCGTCACCAATGCCGAGAAGATGCGCGTCGAGCTAGAGGACCCCTATGTCCTCATCCACGAGAAGAAGCTTGGCAACCTGCAGGCGATGCTGCCGATCCTCGAAGCGGTGGTGCAGAGCGGCAAGCCGCTGCTGATCATTTCCGAAGACGTCGAAGGCGAGGCCCTGGCGACGCTGGTCGTCAACAAGCTGCGCGGCGGCCTCAAGGTCGCGGCGGTCAAGGCGCCGGGCTTCGGCGATCGCCGCAAGGCAATGCTGGAAGACATCGCCGTGCTGACAGCTGGCCAGATGATCTCCGAGGATCTCGGCATCAAGCTGGAGAACATCACCATCGAGATGCTCGGCCGCGCCAAGCGGGTGCTGATCGAAAAGGACACGACCACGATCATCGACGGCGCCGGTCCGAAGGCGACCATCCAGGCGCGTGTCTCGCAGATCAAGGCGCAGATCGAGGAAACCACCTCGGACTACGACAAGGAAAAGCTGCAGGAGCGTCTGGCCAAGCTGGCGGGCGGCGTTGCGGTCATCCGCGTTGGCGGCGCCACCGAGACCGAGGTCAAGGAAAAGAAGGACCGCATCGACGATGCGCTGAACGCCACCCGCGCGGCGGTTGAAGAAGGCATCGTGCCCGGCGGCGGCGTCGCGCTGCTGCGCGCCCGTTCGGTGCTCAACGGCCTGACCGGCATCAATTCCGATGTCACCGCGGGCATTGCGATCGTGGCGCGGGCACTTGAGGCGCCGATCCGGCAGATCGCCGAGAATTGCGGCGTCGAAGGCTCGATCGTCGTCGGCAAGCTGACGGACAGCAAGGACCACAACCAGGGCTTCGACGCCCAGAACGAGACCTATGTCGACATGATCAAGGCCGGCATCGTCGATCCGGCAAAGGTGGTGCGCACCGCATTGCAGGACGCCGGATCGATCGCGGCACTTCTGATCACCGCCGAAGCGATGATCACCGACATCCCGGCCAAGGATGCCGCGCCCGCGGGTGGTGGCGGCGGCATGGGCGGCTACTAA
- a CDS encoding CopG family ribbon-helix-helix protein, whose product MTASTTMTIRVTPEIKEKLGRLATNTRRSKSYLAAEAVAAYVDRELSIVDGIKRGMADVAAGRVVPHDDAMAELHAVIDAAKGGKA is encoded by the coding sequence ATGACAGCTAGCACCACGATGACTATCCGCGTTACGCCTGAAATCAAGGAAAAACTTGGCCGGCTGGCGACGAACACCAGACGCAGCAAATCCTATCTCGCGGCTGAAGCGGTTGCCGCCTATGTCGACCGCGAGCTCTCAATTGTCGACGGGATCAAGCGCGGTATGGCCGATGTCGCGGCCGGTCGCGTGGTTCCCCATGATGACGCCATGGCGGAACTCCATGCCGTCATCGATGCCGCCAAGGGCGGCAAGGCGTGA
- a CDS encoding type II toxin-antitoxin system RelE/ParE family toxin: MTRAVQWSREALDDLKQQLAYIAADNPAAAGRVADRIRDTGAALGKMPTGRAGRVSGSYEKVVTGLPYIIAYSLTAPVDREVISIIRVIHTSRDWQPEDWPE; this comes from the coding sequence GTGACGCGAGCCGTTCAGTGGTCGCGCGAAGCCCTGGACGACCTCAAGCAGCAGCTTGCCTATATCGCCGCCGACAATCCGGCGGCGGCGGGCCGCGTTGCGGACCGAATTCGTGATACCGGCGCGGCGCTTGGGAAAATGCCAACTGGTCGGGCGGGGCGTGTGTCAGGCAGCTATGAGAAAGTCGTCACCGGTTTGCCCTACATCATCGCCTACTCGCTCACCGCGCCAGTCGACCGGGAAGTCATATCGATCATTCGGGTAATCCATACGTCGCGAGACTGGCAGCCGGAGGATTGGCCGGAATGA
- a CDS encoding GAF domain-containing protein yields MFAAKAIDTADKTAFYRDLATQLKALLDGESDSIANAANTAALIFQMVPDLNWAGFYFLQSDAEMVLGPFQGKPACVRIAVGKGVCGTAIELGMSMLIKDVHDFPGHIACDAASRSELVVLLEDDDGVFGVLDLDSPTPGRFDSDDQAGIETLAAIYASSSSFED; encoded by the coding sequence ATGTTTGCGGCCAAGGCCATCGACACCGCGGACAAGACCGCATTCTACCGCGATCTCGCCACCCAGCTGAAGGCGCTGCTCGACGGCGAGAGCGACTCGATCGCCAATGCCGCCAACACCGCGGCGCTGATCTTCCAGATGGTGCCCGACCTCAACTGGGCTGGCTTTTATTTCCTGCAATCCGACGCGGAAATGGTGCTCGGGCCGTTCCAGGGCAAACCGGCCTGCGTGCGCATCGCGGTCGGCAAGGGCGTGTGCGGAACCGCGATCGAGCTCGGCATGTCGATGCTGATCAAGGACGTGCACGATTTCCCCGGCCATATCGCCTGCGACGCCGCCTCGCGCTCGGAACTGGTCGTCCTGCTGGAGGACGATGACGGCGTCTTCGGCGTGCTCGATCTCGACAGCCCGACGCCGGGCCGCTTCGACAGCGACGACCAGGCCGGCATCGAGACGCTGGCGGCGATCTACGCGTCGTCGAGTTCCTTCGAGGACTGA